A genomic window from Desulfovermiculus halophilus DSM 18834 includes:
- a CDS encoding DUF370 domain-containing protein, whose amino-acid sequence MALKHLLNIGFGNYVVVSRVVGIVNPGSSPMRRLREDARQEGRLVDATQGRKTRSIIVTDSNHVFLSALQAETIGQRFADKGGDDEHR is encoded by the coding sequence ATGGCCCTGAAGCATTTGTTGAACATAGGTTTCGGCAACTACGTGGTCGTCTCCCGGGTGGTGGGCATCGTCAACCCCGGGTCCTCCCCCATGCGCCGGCTGCGGGAGGATGCCCGCCAAGAGGGCAGACTGGTGGACGCCACCCAGGGACGGAAGACCCGGTCCATCATTGTGACCGACTCCAATCACGTTTTCCTGTCCGCCCTGCAGGCTGAAACCATCGGACAGCGGTTCGCGGACAAAGGCGGGGATGATGAGCATCGTTGA
- the mnmA gene encoding tRNA 2-thiouridine(34) synthase MnmA, which produces MSVGVAVSGGADSLLALCLLQEQGYEPEAVHASFAGAADGEARLQEELAGICARRGIPLHCIQMEEEFDRRVIRPFVQAYARGLTPNPCSWCNQRIKFDALVREVRSLGLDMIATGHYARVEQDCPDPPGLYRGTDSGKDQSYFLALVDKRALAASLFPLSAWTKARVREELSRRGLRPVSGEESQEICFIPHNDYREFLAAQDTHLPGPGEVVDSSGRVLGRHQGVHGYTLGQRRGLGIAHSEPLYVLDKDAEANRLIVGPRRELQADSCRVRLDNALVGVSSWPEQVLVQTNYRQGADPARILLEDGWLDVRFDRPRLPATPGQIAAFYSRDGRVLGGGEIMSGARRKSGQGLQ; this is translated from the coding sequence GTGTCTGTAGGCGTAGCAGTCAGCGGAGGCGCGGACAGCCTGCTGGCCCTGTGTCTGCTCCAGGAGCAGGGGTACGAACCGGAAGCGGTGCACGCTTCTTTTGCAGGGGCGGCAGACGGTGAGGCCAGGCTGCAGGAGGAGCTGGCCGGCATTTGCGCCCGGCGTGGAATCCCTCTGCACTGCATACAGATGGAAGAGGAGTTCGACCGCCGGGTGATTCGTCCTTTTGTTCAAGCCTATGCCCGGGGACTGACCCCCAATCCCTGCTCCTGGTGCAATCAGCGGATCAAGTTCGACGCCCTGGTCCGGGAGGTCCGTTCCCTGGGGCTGGACATGATTGCCACCGGGCACTACGCAAGGGTGGAGCAGGACTGCCCGGATCCTCCCGGCCTGTACCGGGGAACCGATTCGGGCAAGGATCAAAGCTATTTCTTAGCCCTGGTGGATAAGAGGGCCTTGGCGGCATCTCTTTTTCCCCTGTCCGCCTGGACCAAGGCGAGGGTCCGGGAGGAGCTGTCCAGACGCGGTCTTCGCCCTGTCAGCGGCGAGGAAAGCCAGGAGATCTGCTTTATTCCCCACAACGACTACCGGGAGTTTTTGGCGGCCCAAGACACGCATCTGCCCGGACCGGGGGAGGTTGTGGACTCCAGCGGCCGGGTTCTGGGTCGGCATCAGGGAGTGCATGGATATACCCTCGGCCAGCGGCGGGGGCTGGGCATCGCCCACAGCGAGCCCCTGTATGTCCTGGACAAGGATGCAGAGGCCAATCGCCTGATTGTGGGGCCCCGCAGAGAGCTGCAGGCCGATTCGTGCCGGGTCCGTCTGGACAACGCCCTGGTCGGAGTCTCAAGCTGGCCGGAACAGGTCCTGGTCCAGACCAATTACCGGCAGGGGGCGGATCCTGCCCGGATCCTGCTCGAGGACGGCTGGCTGGATGTCCGCTTCGATCGGCCCCGGCTTCCGGCCACACCGGGCCAGATCGCGGCATTTTATTCCCGGGATGGACGGGTCCTGGGAGGCGGGGAGATCATGTCTGGAGCAAGGCGGAAATCTGGGCAGGGCCTGCAATGA
- the recJ gene encoding single-stranded-DNA-specific exonuclease RecJ, with protein MPLQWTFQPNTYGPEPPDLSGWADSLNISSFLARLLWRRGVCSLPEMDRYLSPGLRHLPALESWPALISGAEVLAECVSQGRRIGIWGDYDVDGITSTALLVDFFRRKGVPVSFELPDRFVDGYGLTVGGVERLADQGVRALLTVDCGIADLDAVQRARELGMRVVVTDHHLPGPDLPAADAVVDPALETDCPYAGVAGVGVAFLLMAALNRILPGEAVDVRHSLDLVALGTIADVVPLTGVNRILVKNGLLVLGEGKRPGVFALKEVSKLPPTAPMGSGQVGFGLAPRINAAGRLASPREALELLLAPDLSTARPLAAQLEKYNQTRRSTEQEILKQALEQAEEHRERLGLVLCGQDWHQGVIGIVASRVVEQMNRPALLLTGHGEGLKGSGRSIPDFDLHQGLCDCAELLQRFGGHKQAAGLSLAPENLEDLRTAFDRAVRAQIGEEPPPPRLQVEAKLGLDMVDLRLVQEIDLLQPFGLGNPQPVFCSTPLTVQKYKVFGAKHVSLQLRDEQAGVTMLGKAWRQADALSSSVAGRSMQLAFTPRMNYYNGLTSIDLQIRDWQCLAGQ; from the coding sequence GTGCCTTTGCAGTGGACATTTCAGCCCAACACCTATGGCCCGGAGCCTCCGGATCTTTCCGGATGGGCCGACTCGTTGAACATCTCCTCTTTTTTGGCCCGCCTCCTTTGGCGGCGGGGCGTGTGTTCCCTGCCGGAGATGGACCGCTACCTGAGCCCGGGGCTCAGACATCTCCCGGCCCTGGAGTCCTGGCCGGCCTTGATCTCAGGGGCCGAGGTCCTGGCCGAATGCGTTAGCCAGGGGCGGCGGATCGGGATATGGGGGGACTATGATGTAGACGGGATCACCTCCACCGCGCTGCTGGTGGACTTTTTTCGCCGCAAGGGGGTGCCGGTCAGCTTTGAGCTTCCGGATCGGTTTGTGGACGGCTACGGGCTGACCGTCGGCGGGGTGGAACGCTTGGCGGATCAAGGGGTCCGGGCCTTGCTCACCGTGGACTGCGGGATCGCTGATCTGGATGCGGTGCAGCGGGCCAGAGAGCTGGGGATGCGGGTGGTGGTCACTGATCATCATCTCCCGGGTCCGGACCTGCCAGCGGCCGACGCTGTCGTGGACCCGGCACTGGAAACGGATTGCCCGTATGCCGGAGTGGCCGGGGTGGGGGTTGCCTTTCTGCTCATGGCGGCCCTGAATCGCATCCTCCCGGGCGAGGCCGTGGATGTGCGGCACAGCCTGGACTTGGTGGCCCTGGGGACTATTGCCGATGTGGTTCCCTTGACTGGAGTGAACCGGATCCTGGTCAAGAACGGGCTTCTGGTTTTGGGAGAGGGGAAGCGGCCGGGGGTATTCGCCTTAAAGGAAGTAAGCAAGCTTCCGCCCACCGCCCCCATGGGCAGCGGACAGGTGGGGTTCGGCCTGGCTCCCAGGATCAATGCCGCCGGACGGCTGGCCTCGCCTCGAGAGGCGCTGGAGCTCTTGCTGGCCCCGGATCTGAGCACGGCCCGGCCCTTGGCTGCGCAGCTGGAAAAGTACAACCAGACCCGCCGGAGCACGGAACAGGAGATCCTCAAGCAGGCCCTGGAGCAGGCCGAGGAGCACAGGGAGCGTCTGGGGCTGGTCCTGTGCGGACAGGACTGGCACCAGGGGGTGATCGGGATTGTGGCCTCCAGGGTGGTGGAGCAGATGAATCGTCCGGCCCTGCTTTTGACCGGGCATGGAGAAGGGCTCAAGGGCTCCGGCCGGAGCATCCCGGATTTTGATCTTCACCAGGGGCTGTGCGACTGCGCGGAGCTGCTGCAGCGATTTGGAGGCCACAAGCAGGCCGCCGGGCTCTCTCTGGCCCCGGAGAATCTGGAGGATCTGCGCACGGCCTTTGACCGGGCGGTGCGGGCCCAGATCGGCGAGGAGCCTCCTCCACCCAGGCTGCAGGTAGAGGCCAAGCTGGGTCTGGATATGGTCGATCTGCGTCTGGTACAGGAGATCGATCTCCTGCAGCCGTTTGGGCTGGGCAACCCCCAGCCCGTGTTCTGCTCCACTCCGCTCACAGTGCAGAAGTACAAGGTCTTCGGGGCCAAGCACGTCTCCCTGCAGCTCAGGGACGAGCAGGCCGGGGTGACCATGCTGGGCAAGGCCTGGCGGCAGGCCGATGCCCTGTCTTCAAGCGTAGCCGGGCGCAGCATGCAGCTGGCCTTTACTCCCCGGATGAACTACTACAACGGCCTGACCAGCATCGATCTGCAGATCCGGGACTGGCAGTGCTTGGCCGGACAGTAG
- a CDS encoding YicC/YloC family endoribonuclease, with protein sequence MLKSMTGYGTYRLQDEACIQEWEIKSVNGKQLSVRWRLPAFLRSCEPAWESQVRRVAERGRIDVSLQVTFLRPELMPVRLDRGQAKAMLGEIRALAEEQGDAMEADYSRLLNVPSLWQEGTLSGQDAQSDSFRQGLDMALKEWDGFRQREGQDLARDLRGRVGQLGQWILQLEEQTQGLAEERFKVLRERVARLLAPEEAEVDEQRLLQELAVLADRLDVSEEITRLKTHVQTLEEYMHNQEVKGRKLDFLLQECFREINTLGNKAQNTQVSQLVVDCKAELEKCREQVQNLE encoded by the coding sequence GTGCTTAAGAGCATGACCGGCTACGGAACGTACAGATTGCAGGACGAGGCGTGCATTCAGGAATGGGAGATCAAAAGCGTGAACGGCAAGCAGCTCAGTGTCCGCTGGCGGCTGCCGGCTTTCCTGAGGTCCTGTGAACCGGCCTGGGAATCTCAGGTCCGCCGGGTGGCGGAGCGGGGACGGATCGACGTCAGCCTGCAGGTGACCTTTCTGCGGCCCGAGCTGATGCCTGTCCGCCTGGACAGGGGCCAGGCCAAGGCCATGCTGGGGGAAATACGTGCCCTGGCCGAGGAGCAGGGGGATGCAATGGAGGCGGACTACTCCCGCCTGCTGAATGTTCCCTCCCTGTGGCAGGAAGGGACTCTCTCCGGACAGGACGCCCAGAGCGATTCCTTCCGGCAGGGGCTGGATATGGCCCTGAAGGAATGGGATGGGTTCCGGCAGAGGGAAGGGCAGGATCTGGCCCGGGACCTTCGTGGCCGGGTCGGGCAGCTGGGGCAGTGGATCCTGCAGCTGGAGGAACAGACCCAGGGACTGGCCGAGGAGAGGTTTAAGGTCCTGCGGGAACGGGTGGCCCGCCTGCTGGCTCCGGAGGAAGCTGAGGTGGATGAGCAGCGCCTGCTCCAGGAGCTGGCTGTCTTGGCCGACCGCCTGGATGTGTCCGAGGAAATCACCCGGCTGAAGACCCATGTCCAGACCCTGGAGGAGTACATGCACAATCAGGAGGTCAAAGGGCGCAAGCTGGACTTTTTGCTCCAGGAATGCTTCCGGGAGATCAATACGTTGGGGAACAAGGCCCAGAATACTCAGGTCAGCCAGCTGGTTGTGGACTGCAAGGCTGAGCTGGAGAAATGCCGGGAACAGGTCCAGAATCTGGAGTAA
- the gmk gene encoding guanylate kinase — protein MSIVERHGLALVISAPSGAGKSTLIRRLVQEFPEFAFSLSTTTRSPRSGERDGREYRFVGREEFEQLIAEGHFAEWAQVHGNYYGTPLQATQDLLQAGQDVLFDIDVQGARQLRRSLTGSVLVFILPPSREELQRRLGRRGTDDQEQIARRLAAAEGELAAAPEFDYWVVNDQLSAAYDRLRSIYLAEGCRMSRNSHILAGITAGWTGGQKA, from the coding sequence ATGAGCATCGTTGAGCGGCACGGACTGGCCCTGGTCATTTCCGCCCCTTCAGGTGCGGGCAAGAGCACTCTGATCCGGCGGCTGGTGCAGGAGTTCCCGGAATTCGCGTTTTCCCTGTCCACCACGACCCGGTCGCCTCGGTCCGGGGAGCGGGACGGCCGGGAGTATCGTTTTGTCGGCCGGGAGGAGTTTGAACAGCTGATCGCTGAGGGGCATTTTGCTGAGTGGGCCCAGGTCCACGGCAATTACTACGGGACCCCTCTGCAGGCCACCCAGGACCTCCTGCAGGCCGGACAGGATGTGCTTTTTGATATCGACGTCCAGGGAGCGCGGCAGCTGCGCCGAAGCCTGACCGGCAGCGTGCTGGTCTTTATCCTTCCCCCCAGCCGGGAGGAGCTCCAGCGGCGGCTGGGCCGGCGGGGCACGGACGATCAAGAGCAGATTGCCCGGCGATTGGCCGCTGCCGAGGGCGAGCTGGCCGCCGCACCGGAGTTTGACTATTGGGTGGTCAATGATCAGCTTTCTGCGGCCTACGACAGGCTGCGGAGCATCTACCTGGCCGAAGGGTGCCGAATGAGCCGCAACAGCCATATCCTGGCCGGGATCACGGCCGGGTGGACGGGTGGACAAAAAGCATAG
- a CDS encoding DUF4416 family protein, producing MSRPQAPFSAQLIVSVLSSRLVQIWPDAARELESRWGPLDYVSEPFPFTQTRYYDQELGTPIMRRVVAFEQLQAQDRLPEIKLGTNALEDEWRDGEGRRKLNLDPGLVCLERLVLATGKNFTHRIYLGQGIFADLTLVYQKGGWQVLPWTFPDYAGGQVQDVLTRIRSRYKQKLRRMQDEQPMD from the coding sequence ATGAGCCGGCCCCAGGCACCGTTTTCAGCGCAGCTGATCGTCTCTGTGCTCAGCTCCAGGCTCGTGCAGATCTGGCCGGATGCGGCCAGGGAGCTGGAAAGCAGATGGGGACCGCTGGACTATGTCTCCGAGCCGTTTCCTTTCACCCAGACCCGGTATTACGACCAGGAGCTGGGGACCCCGATTATGCGGCGGGTTGTCGCCTTTGAGCAGCTTCAGGCCCAGGACCGGCTGCCGGAGATCAAGCTGGGGACCAATGCCCTGGAAGACGAGTGGCGGGACGGAGAAGGACGACGAAAGCTCAACCTGGACCCGGGACTGGTCTGTCTGGAGCGGCTGGTCCTGGCCACAGGCAAGAACTTTACCCATCGCATCTACTTGGGGCAGGGGATATTCGCCGACCTGACCCTTGTGTATCAAAAGGGAGGGTGGCAGGTCCTGCCCTGGACCTTTCCGGACTATGCCGGGGGGCAGGTCCAGGATGTGCTGACCCGGATACGGAGCAGATACAAGCAGAAGCTGCGCCGGATGCAGGATGAGCAGCCAATGGATTGA
- a CDS encoding MiaB/RimO family radical SAM methylthiotransferase — protein MNDASGTLRPGKPGSFYLVTQGCKINQYEGQALVESWMRHGATQVPDPERADVIVVNSCAVTEKSLQDLRKLIRRCRRRNREADLVVTGCAAQMCIQDMAGMPEVDRIIPQEAKAGLMAWPPDCWPASKTSSGPNRQTAFPRFRLGSYPRARPGIKVQDGCSQGCTYCIVPLTRGPARSRSLREVEAEARRLLAHGHRELVLSGINLAQYRHQGMDFWDLVQGLEHRLGPDWQGRARLRLSSLDPSQLGAKALAVLAESSMLCPHLHVSMQSASPGVLRSMGRRHYDVRSVAGFFQRLNQVWSCFALGGDFLVGFPGEGEDDVQQTLDWFADQPFTYAHVFAYSPRPGTPAARAAGQIQPEVKKRRSSRLRELAQTKSRDFARRLAVDTGLEVALEGNDPGAGRCEYYVPCTFEVQPEAEVKELVPAVPVKAQGSSLVVRPGGR, from the coding sequence ATGAACGATGCCTCGGGTACGCTTCGTCCCGGGAAGCCGGGTTCATTTTATCTGGTGACCCAGGGGTGCAAGATCAACCAATACGAGGGCCAGGCCCTGGTCGAGAGCTGGATGCGGCACGGGGCGACACAGGTCCCGGATCCGGAGCGGGCCGATGTGATCGTGGTCAACAGCTGTGCTGTGACCGAGAAGTCCCTCCAGGACCTGCGGAAGCTGATCCGCCGCTGCCGGCGAAGGAACCGGGAAGCCGATCTGGTGGTCACCGGATGTGCCGCCCAGATGTGCATTCAGGACATGGCCGGCATGCCGGAGGTGGACCGGATCATCCCCCAGGAGGCCAAAGCCGGGCTCATGGCCTGGCCGCCGGACTGCTGGCCTGCATCGAAAACCTCTTCCGGGCCGAACAGGCAGACAGCGTTTCCCCGGTTTCGTCTGGGCTCCTATCCTAGGGCCAGGCCGGGGATCAAGGTCCAGGACGGATGCTCTCAAGGCTGCACCTACTGTATCGTGCCCTTGACCCGCGGGCCGGCCAGAAGCCGAAGCCTCCGGGAGGTGGAGGCCGAGGCCCGGCGCCTGCTGGCCCATGGGCACCGGGAGCTGGTCCTGAGCGGAATCAATTTGGCCCAATACCGGCATCAGGGGATGGACTTCTGGGATCTGGTCCAGGGACTGGAACACAGGTTGGGTCCTGACTGGCAGGGGAGAGCCAGGCTGCGGCTGAGCTCACTGGATCCTTCTCAGCTCGGGGCCAAGGCCTTGGCTGTGCTTGCTGAGTCGAGTATGCTCTGCCCCCATCTGCACGTGTCCATGCAGAGCGCCTCGCCCGGGGTTCTGCGGTCCATGGGCCGCAGACACTACGATGTGCGGTCGGTGGCTGGGTTCTTTCAGCGTTTGAACCAGGTCTGGTCCTGCTTTGCCTTGGGCGGGGATTTTCTGGTCGGCTTTCCAGGGGAAGGGGAGGATGATGTGCAGCAGACCCTGGACTGGTTTGCGGATCAGCCTTTTACCTATGCCCATGTCTTTGCCTATTCCCCCCGGCCGGGGACCCCGGCGGCCCGGGCCGCCGGACAGATCCAGCCGGAGGTGAAAAAAAGGCGGAGCAGCCGCCTGCGGGAGCTGGCTCAGACCAAGAGCCGGGATTTTGCCCGGCGCCTGGCGGTCGACACGGGGCTGGAGGTGGCTCTGGAGGGAAATGATCCGGGGGCTGGGCGCTGTGAGTACTACGTCCCCTGTACCTTCGAGGTCCAGCCGGAGGCGGAGGTCAAAGAACTCGTTCCGGCTGTACCAGTAAAGGCCCAGGGATCGAGCCTGGTTGTCCGTCCGGGTGGCCGATGA
- a CDS encoding TRAP transporter large permease produces MTASPEILLICLFAGLLLGLASGFPVPFVMLGSALLVGFAGAGDAFFNMLVLRVFETMHSYILVSIILFVFMGIMLERSGAAEKLFSALHLLLGSLRGGLGLAVIAVCTLMAAATGIMGAPVIVMGLFALPHMLSRNYDPALSSGSICAGGTLGILIPPSIMLIVYGPMAGISVGQLFMAAVLPGLLLAALYALYILTICFLKPELGPALPKSQRNVSLARKLLLVLTSMLPTILLIFSVLGTIFFGIAAPTEAAAVGALVSVLLAWGYGNLSWSVLKDAFVQTTVISSMILLIVAAAFVFTGTFMLLGGGFIVQDLLLNLPIGPWGILGIMTAAFFVFGLFMEWVGIVPILVPIFTPVLQKLGFDPLWTAMLFCVAMQTSFLTPPMAPALFYLKGVAPPQIRFGAHIIRGVLPFLLIQALALVLLAVWPGLALWLPSMMLR; encoded by the coding sequence ATGACCGCCAGCCCTGAAATCCTTCTGATCTGTCTGTTCGCGGGCCTGCTTCTCGGCCTGGCCTCCGGCTTCCCGGTCCCTTTTGTCATGCTGGGCAGCGCTCTGCTGGTCGGATTCGCCGGCGCGGGCGACGCGTTCTTCAACATGCTCGTCCTGCGCGTTTTCGAGACCATGCACAGCTATATCCTGGTTTCCATCATCCTCTTTGTGTTCATGGGCATTATGCTCGAGCGATCCGGGGCCGCGGAGAAGCTCTTCTCCGCCCTGCACCTCCTTCTGGGCTCCCTGCGCGGCGGTCTGGGCCTGGCCGTTATCGCAGTCTGCACCCTCATGGCCGCAGCCACAGGGATCATGGGCGCACCGGTGATCGTCATGGGGCTCTTCGCTCTGCCGCACATGCTCAGCCGGAACTACGATCCGGCCCTGTCCTCCGGATCCATCTGCGCCGGAGGCACCCTGGGCATTCTCATCCCCCCGTCCATAATGCTCATTGTCTACGGTCCCATGGCCGGAATCTCCGTGGGTCAGCTGTTTATGGCCGCCGTCCTTCCCGGCCTGCTCCTGGCCGCTCTATACGCCCTGTATATCCTGACCATCTGCTTTCTGAAGCCGGAGCTGGGTCCGGCCCTGCCCAAAAGTCAGCGCAATGTCTCCCTGGCCCGAAAGCTCCTTCTGGTCCTGACCTCCATGCTGCCCACCATCCTGCTCATTTTTTCAGTTTTGGGCACCATATTCTTCGGAATAGCCGCGCCCACCGAGGCCGCCGCTGTAGGCGCCCTGGTCAGCGTGCTCCTGGCCTGGGGCTATGGCAATCTGTCCTGGTCTGTTCTCAAGGACGCCTTTGTCCAGACCACGGTCATCTCTTCCATGATCCTGCTCATCGTCGCCGCCGCCTTTGTCTTCACCGGCACCTTCATGCTCCTGGGCGGAGGCTTCATCGTCCAGGACCTGCTCCTGAATCTGCCCATAGGGCCCTGGGGCATTCTGGGCATCATGACCGCCGCCTTCTTTGTCTTCGGCCTGTTCATGGAGTGGGTGGGCATCGTGCCCATCCTGGTTCCCATTTTCACCCCCGTCCTGCAGAAGCTGGGTTTTGACCCCCTGTGGACGGCCATGCTCTTCTGTGTCGCCATGCAGACCTCTTTTTTGACCCCGCCCATGGCCCCGGCCCTGTTTTATCTCAAAGGCGTGGCTCCGCCCCAGATCAGATTCGGAGCGCATATCATCCGCGGCGTCCTTCCTTTCCTCCTCATCCAGGCCCTGGCCCTGGTCCTTCTTGCGGTCTGGCCCGGCCTGGCCCTCTGGCTTCCGTCCATGATGCTCCGCTAA
- the glgX gene encoding glycogen debranching protein GlgX yields the protein MKIWPGQPFPLGAVYDGSGTNFSLFSEIAEQVELCLFDEDDQETRIEMPEVTGFCWHCYLPEIEPGQRYGFRVHGPWNPDQGHRCNPAKLLLDPYAKAIEGQVHWDQAAFPYDLDQGPEERNDADSAPFVPRCVVHQPFFDWSGDRRLQLPWHETVIYETHVKGFTIQHPDIPEEIRGTYAGLAHPAAVEHLKKLQVTAVELMPVHQFIHDKHLVDRGLRNYWGYNSIGYFAPHNEYSSDQRPGAGVAEFKQMVKTLHQAGIEVILDVVYNHTAEGNHLGPMFSFKGIDNAYYYRLTEDPSYYMDYTGTGNSLNMRHPHVLQLVMDSLRYWVLEMHVDGFRFDLASTLARELHDVDRLSAFFDIIQQDPVISQVKLIAEPWDVGEGGYQVGNFPPVWSEWNGKYRDCVRDFWRGEDQTLGELAYRFAGSPDLYENTSRLPFASINFITAHDGFTLHDLVSYNHKHNEDNGEDNQDGEDFNRSWNCGAEGPTDDPEVMDLRTRQKRNFLTTLFLSQGVPMLLGGDETGRTQNGNNNCYCQDNELSWFDWEHVDQDLLGFCQGLIGFRLRHPAFRRRRWFQGRSIHGTQTHDIAWFTLEGKQMDEENWGEGFAKSLAIYLNGRNIPNPNPRGDAVSDDNFYIILNAHYEPLNFTLPSARWGASWIKVLDTTHGWLEEEERIEAEGNFDVQDRSMVLLRQGE from the coding sequence ATGAAGATATGGCCCGGCCAACCCTTTCCCCTGGGTGCTGTGTACGACGGCTCGGGGACCAATTTTTCCCTGTTCTCCGAAATCGCCGAGCAGGTGGAGCTCTGTCTGTTCGACGAGGACGATCAGGAGACCCGGATCGAGATGCCGGAAGTGACCGGATTCTGCTGGCACTGCTACCTGCCGGAGATCGAGCCCGGACAGCGCTACGGATTCCGGGTCCACGGCCCCTGGAATCCGGACCAAGGCCACCGCTGCAATCCGGCCAAGCTCCTTCTGGACCCCTATGCCAAGGCCATAGAAGGCCAGGTGCACTGGGATCAGGCAGCCTTTCCCTACGATTTGGACCAGGGACCGGAGGAAAGAAACGATGCGGACAGCGCCCCCTTCGTCCCCCGCTGCGTGGTCCATCAGCCCTTCTTTGACTGGAGCGGGGACCGCAGGCTGCAGCTTCCCTGGCACGAAACCGTGATCTACGAGACCCATGTCAAGGGATTCACCATCCAGCATCCGGACATCCCGGAGGAGATCCGGGGGACCTATGCCGGCCTGGCCCACCCGGCGGCGGTGGAGCACTTAAAGAAGCTGCAGGTCACGGCTGTGGAGCTCATGCCCGTGCACCAGTTCATCCACGACAAGCACCTGGTGGACAGGGGGCTTCGCAACTACTGGGGATACAACTCAATCGGGTATTTCGCTCCCCACAACGAGTACTCCTCGGACCAGCGCCCCGGGGCCGGGGTGGCCGAGTTCAAGCAGATGGTCAAGACCCTGCATCAGGCCGGGATCGAGGTCATCCTGGACGTGGTCTACAACCACACCGCGGAAGGCAACCACCTCGGGCCCATGTTTTCCTTTAAGGGCATAGACAACGCCTATTACTACCGCCTGACCGAAGATCCCAGCTACTACATGGACTACACCGGCACTGGCAACAGCCTGAACATGCGCCATCCCCACGTCCTGCAGCTGGTCATGGACAGCCTCCGCTACTGGGTTCTGGAGATGCACGTGGATGGATTCCGCTTCGATCTAGCCTCCACCCTGGCCCGGGAGCTGCACGACGTGGACCGGCTGTCCGCGTTTTTCGACATTATCCAGCAGGACCCGGTCATCAGCCAGGTCAAGCTCATTGCCGAGCCCTGGGATGTGGGGGAGGGAGGCTACCAGGTGGGAAACTTCCCTCCGGTCTGGTCGGAGTGGAACGGCAAGTACCGGGACTGTGTGCGGGACTTCTGGCGGGGCGAGGACCAGACCCTGGGCGAGCTGGCCTACCGTTTCGCCGGGAGCCCGGATCTGTATGAGAACACCAGCCGCCTGCCCTTTGCCAGCATCAACTTCATCACCGCCCACGACGGGTTCACCCTTCACGACCTTGTGTCCTACAACCACAAGCACAATGAGGACAATGGGGAGGACAACCAGGACGGGGAGGACTTCAACCGCTCCTGGAACTGCGGCGCCGAGGGCCCGACCGACGACCCGGAGGTGATGGACCTGCGCACCCGTCAAAAGCGGAACTTCCTGACCACCCTCTTTCTCTCCCAGGGCGTGCCCATGCTCCTCGGCGGGGACGAGACCGGCCGCACCCAGAACGGCAACAACAACTGCTACTGTCAGGACAATGAGCTCTCCTGGTTCGACTGGGAGCATGTGGACCAGGATCTGCTCGGGTTCTGCCAGGGGCTGATCGGGTTTCGGCTCAGGCATCCCGCGTTCCGGCGCAGGCGCTGGTTTCAGGGCCGCTCCATCCACGGCACCCAGACCCACGACATCGCCTGGTTCACCCTGGAGGGCAAGCAAATGGATGAAGAGAACTGGGGGGAGGGTTTTGCCAAGTCCCTGGCCATCTATCTCAACGGCCGGAACATCCCCAATCCCAATCCCCGCGGGGATGCGGTCAGCGACGACAACTTTTACATCATCCTCAATGCCCATTACGAACCCTTGAACTTCACCCTGCCTTCCGCCCGATGGGGGGCGAGCTGGATCAAGGTCCTGGATACCACCCACGGTTGGCTGGAAGAGGAGGAACGCATCGAGGCTGAAGGGAACTTTGACGTTCAGGACCGGTCCATGGTCCTGCTGCGGCAGGGGGAATAA